The DNA sequence AGGAACACCGGGATCTGGACCAGCATCGGAAGACAGCCCGCGATGGGATTGACTCCCACCTCCTTCTGGAGTTTGCGGGTTTCCTCCATCATCTTCTGCTGATCGTTCTTATACTTTTCGCGGATCTCCTGCATGCGCGGAGCCATGTCCTGCATCTTGCGCTGTGAACGCATGGTGTTGACCATAGGCTTGACCAGAACCACACGAACGGTGAAGGTCAGGAACATGATCGACAGGGCCCATGTGATTCCCAGATCAGGGCTCAGCACAAGGCTGAACGCCTGGTGCCAGAACCACAGGATGGCCGAAATCGGCCAATAGATGAAGTTGAGCACTCTGAGTCGAAACTCCTCGGTTGTTAATAAAGATTATGTACTTTTGACGCCATGCTTTTCACTTGACGGTCTCGGTGATCCAGTAACCGGGATTGGGCACCGGGTCATATCCTCCCGGATGCCAGGGCCCGCACTTGGACAACCTGGCAGCAGTCAAGACGCCACCCTTACCGGCACCATGCACAGATACTGCCTTCAATGCATACGTACTACAGACGGGATCAAAGCGACAGGTGGAACCCATCTTAAGGCCCGACAAATATTTTTGGTAGACGCGAACGGCACCTGCAAGCAACTTCGCAGCAGGCCCTCTGGGTTCTGGCATGACCAGTGGATCATCACTTACCGGTTCGTGCACGACCGGCCTTTGTCAATCCATGTCGGATATCCCGTTCCAAATCCGCCGAGGTGGCCTCACCCGCACCGGCCAATGCCCGGATCACCACATGATGGGTGGGGGAGAGGAGCTCAGGTGAGTCGGCCGCGACGGTGGCGCACACATGACGAAGCCGCCGGGAGGTGCGGTGACGAACAACCGCATTCCCGACGGCCTTGGAAACGATAA is a window from the Corynebacterium faecale genome containing:
- the yidD gene encoding membrane protein insertion efficiency factor YidD, producing the protein MPEPRGPAAKLLAGAVRVYQKYLSGLKMGSTCRFDPVCSTYALKAVSVHGAGKGGVLTAARLSKCGPWHPGGYDPVPNPGYWITETVK
- the rnpA gene encoding ribonuclease P protein component, with protein sequence MLPAQNKLNSSVQFRTTMRKGRRSGSKTVVVHLWDSAESLDGTESSGDVASFGGPRFGLIVSKAVGNAVVRHRTSRRLRHVCATVAADSPELLSPTHHVVIRALAGAGEATSADLERDIRHGLTKAGRARTGK